The Longimicrobium sp. genomic interval CGATGGTCTATCCCGCCGTCGTCGCCGCGGCGGGGGCGGGCGCGCTGGGGGTGCTGTTCGCGTGGGTGCTGCCGCGCTTCGTGGCCCTGCTGGCCGACACCGGCTCCGCCATCCCCCGCTCCACGCAGCTGCTGCTGGACGCGGGGAAGTTCGCCGCCGCGTGGTGGTGGGCGCTCCTCCTCGCGCCGCTGGTGGTCGCGGCGGTCGTGGCGGGGGTGCGCTCGTCGGACGAGGGGCGCGCGGGGGTCGACCGGGTGCTGCTCTCGATCCCGATCGTCGGGGGACTGCGGCGGCGTGCGGCGGCGGCGCGGCTGGCACGGACGCTGGCGGCGCTGCTGGAGAGCGGGCTGCCGATCCTGGGCGCGCTGGAGGTGGCCGCCGCCAGCCACGGCGACGCCGCCGTCGCCGGCGAGGTGCTGCGCGCCCGCGAGGACGTGCGCGCCGGCGACCGGCTGGCGGCGGCGCTGCGGCGGAGCCCCGCCTTCCCCTTCCTCTTCGTGCAGATGGTCGAAGTCGGGGAAGACGCCGGGCGATTGCCGGAGATGCTGGAGCGCGCCGCCGCCGCGATGGAGGGCGAGCTGGAGCGCGGGCTGGACCGGCTCCTCCGCCTGGTCGAGCCGGTGATGATCGTGTTCTTCGGCGTGCTCGTCGGACTCGTCGCGCTTTCGCTCCTGCAAGCGATCTACGGCATCCGGCCGGAGGGGCTGTGAGGCGGACGGGCGGTTGAAACCGCGGCACCGCGGCAACAACGGCCCGAAGTCCGCCTTCGCGGACTCTCGAGGCGGGCATTCGTGTGGGACCGCGTCCGCCGGTGCAGGCCATAACGACAGTCGTTTGCACGTAGACGAAGTTCTCCCCCGCCCCTGCGAAGCGGGGGAGGGGGGCGGGGGGAGGGGGCCAGCCGCGGTCGCGAAGATGTCGGTAATTCGCACCAATGCAGCAATGCAGGTACGCAGTAACGGAGTGATGTAATGATGAGCGGACCCCGACCCACACGCGGGTTCCACATTCGCCCCGCGCGCCTGGCGCTGGCGCTGGCGCCCGACCACCTGGTGGCGGTGCGGCTGCGCGGGCTGCTGGCGCCGCGGCCGGCCGAGGTGCTGTCGTGCCCGCTGGCGCCCCCCGAGGTGGACGGCTGGCCGGCGCTGGAAGAGGCGCTGCGCGACCTGTCGCGCGAGCTCGGCGTGGCGCGCGGCACCGTCGACGTCGCGCTGCTGCGGCGGCTGGCGCACGCGCGCGTCCTGCCGCTGCCGCCCGTGCGCCGCGGCGAGCTGGCCGCACTGGTCCGCCGCGGGGCGCGCCGCCACTTCGCGGTGCGCGACGAGGCGCTGGTGGCCGACGCCGTGCGCCTCCCCCTCCCCCACGCGGGCACGCTCGCACCGGCGCTGGCGGCGTGCGCGCCGGCCGCGCTCGCGGAGACCATCGCCGCGGCGTGCGCGGCGGCGGGGTTCCGCGTGGGGACGATGGTGCCCGCCGCGGCGGCGCTGGCGGCGGGCGTCCGCGCGCTCGTTCCCTCCGCGCGCTTCGGGCGCACCGCCGTCGTCGCCTGCACCGCGGCCGGGCCCGAGCTGCTGATGCTGGCGGCGGGGCAGCCCGCGCGCATCCAGCCCCTCGCCGCGTCCACATCTCCCGAATCCCCCACGCTTTCCGACCGCGTCCTCGCCGCGCTGCATGGGGACGAGGAGCTGGCGGCGTGCACCGTCGTCGCCGTCTGCGGGGCCGAGGACGGCGCGGCGGAGGTGCGCGAGGCGCTGATGGACGACGAGCGCTTCGCCGGGCGCGTCGCATCTTCCCACGCGCTGAAGCGGCTTCCCGCCGAGGCGGTGATCGCGCTCGGCGCCGCGCGCGCGGGCGGCTCGGCGCCCGCGCTCCTTCCCGAATCCATCCTCGTCTCCCGAACCAGATCCGCGAAGCGGCGGGCGATCGCCTTCTCCGCCGCGTCCGCCGTGCTGCTCGCGTCCGCCGGGGCGATGCACCTGGACGGCGTGCGGCGCGAGGTGGCGGCGGTGGAGGCGCGGCGGCGGGAGATCCGCGAGCCGGTGGGCGACGCGCTGGAGGCGCGCGCGGCCGTGGAGCGCGTCCGCGGACGGCTGACGACGCTGGCCGCGCTCGAGGCCGCGTCGCCCGCGTGGACGGGCGAGATCGCCGCGCTGGCCCGCGCGCTCCCCGACTCGGCGCATCTCCGCACGCTGACCGCGGACTCGGCGGGGATGCGGCTGGCGGGGGTGGCGCGCTCCGCATCCGCCGTCGTCCCCGCGCTGGAGGCCAGCCGCCGCTTCGAGCGCGTCTCCCTGGCCGCGCCCGTCCGCTGGGAGC includes:
- a CDS encoding type II secretion system F family protein, coding for MPAFAWRAATSAGRTVRGVEDGDTAAAVERRLGERGLFALEVSPATAAARAEERPRAAFRGRRADVAEAVRYLATLLEAGFPLDRALAAVSRVVARRDVAAAVLEVRDRVRGGARLDEAMAAHPSVFPRFAVGMVRAGERGGTLAPALDRLAGQMERDLALRSRLASAMVYPAVVAAAGAGALGVLFAWVLPRFVALLADTGSAIPRSTQLLLDAGKFAAAWWWALLLAPLVVAAVVAGVRSSDEGRAGVDRVLLSIPIVGGLRRRAAAARLARTLAALLESGLPILGALEVAAASHGDAAVAGEVLRAREDVRAGDRLAAALRRSPAFPFLFVQMVEVGEDAGRLPEMLERAAAAMEGELERGLDRLLRLVEPVMIVFFGVLVGLVALSLLQAIYGIRPEGL
- a CDS encoding PilN domain-containing protein, coding for MSGPRPTRGFHIRPARLALALAPDHLVAVRLRGLLAPRPAEVLSCPLAPPEVDGWPALEEALRDLSRELGVARGTVDVALLRRLAHARVLPLPPVRRGELAALVRRGARRHFAVRDEALVADAVRLPLPHAGTLAPALAACAPAALAETIAAACAAAGFRVGTMVPAAAALAAGVRALVPSARFGRTAVVACTAAGPELLMLAAGQPARIQPLAASTSPESPTLSDRVLAALHGDEELAACTVVAVCGAEDGAAEVREALMDDERFAGRVASSHALKRLPAEAVIALGAARAGGSAPALLPESILVSRTRSAKRRAIAFSAASAVLLASAGAMHLDGVRREVAAVEARRREIREPVGDALEARAAVERVRGRLTTLAALEAASPAWTGEIAALARALPDSAHLRTLTADSAGMRLAGVARSASAVVPALEASRRFERVSLAAPVRWEQGDAGERFDVAAFRAPQGRQR